The DNA segment AGGGACCTGCTTTTATGTACCTCAACGCTCCGATTCGGCGGTTGGCAGGGTTGGATATTCCCATCCCCTACAACCGCAATTTGGAGTATCACACTGTACCACAAGTGGAGAACATAATCGCTGCAGCACGTGAGTTAATGGCTTACAAATAGAATGACCAAGACCCGATGCGAAAATCCCAAACAGCTCCATCTTGTCATTGAGATTTGGTCATTTGTCATTTATTAGGAGGGTGTGAATTGGCTACACCAGTCATTATGCCCAAGACAGGCATGACACAAGAAACAGGCACGATCGTGCAGTGGTTCTATAAAGAAGGAGACCATGTGGAAAAAGGTGAGCCTCTTTTGGAAGTGATGACCGATAAGGTCAACTTACAAGTCGAGGCGCCTGCTTCCGGGGTGCTGAAAGGAATCAAAGCTTTCCCCAACGATGTCGTGCCAGTCACGCAAGTCATTGCCTACATTACAGAGCCTGGTGAGGAAATCGTTGCTGAGCGAGCAGCTGTTGCTCCATCAGCAGAGGTAGTGGCCGAGGTCGAAAGACACGAGCCTGTAGTGGAGTCCAAGGCGAAAGCGACTCCGGGGGTTCCAGAGAAAATCAAAGCCACCCCAGTGGCGCGTCGGTTAGCGAGGGAACATGGCATAGATTTGGCCAAAATCGCCGGAAAGGGTCCGGGTGGCGCCATCACCAAAGCCGATGTTCTGCAGGCTGCAGAACGCCCTGCAGCACCAGTGCCTTTGCCTGTGCGCGAAGCAAAGGCTATTCCTCTCGTTGGTCGGCGACGGATCATTGCCGAACGCATGCAGCAAAGCGCACGAGAAGCTCCACATATCGCCCTCTCGATTGAGGTGGATATGAGCGCAGCAGAAAAGGCACGCTATGGTGCTTCCTATACTGCTTTGCTTGTTCACGTTGTGGCTCGTGTGCTGCGCAAGCATCCTCTCTTGAATTCAACGCTGCAGGGCGATCAAATTGTGCTGCTGGATGATATCAACATCGGCGTGGCTGTGGCTACTGACGAGGGATTGATCGTCCCAGTGGTTAAAAATGCAGATACCAAACTGCTGGCAGACATTGATGCCGAGATCAATGAGTTGACCAGACGAGCGCGTGCCGGCAAGCTCACCTTGGATGATGTCACCGGCGGCACATTCACTATCTCCAATCTGGGCATGTTTGGTATACCTTATTTCCGCGCGATCATTAACCCCCCCGAAGCCGCTATTTTGGCTGTCGGAGCAATTGTAAAACGGCCGGTAGTTATTGACGATGGAATCCACATTCGGCCAATCATGACTCTCACCGTCTCCGCTGACCACCGTATTTTGGATGGTGTGGCAGTGGCCAATTTCCTACAAGAGCTCAAGGTCACGCTGGAAAGATTGGCTTAAGAGCTTCCCTGGGCGGCGATCACGGCCAGCGCAGAATATTGTAAGTCATTTTGCGCGCCCTTAATCATTCCTTTGTTGCGCTATTTTGCAAAGATAGTGTACCCCCGCCAGTATAAACCGCGTGAATACTTCGTTTTTCAACACCCTCTTGCCGATTTGACTTTTCCTAAGAGATGCTGTAAACTTAAGGAAAGCCTAAAATTTTTAGATATGAATCTTAAAGGTAAGACTAATATGATGGACAACCCTTCGGCGTTAAGTGAAAACATCCAAATGTACCTGGTCAATATCCTTCGTCTGGGGGCACAAGGACAGCCTGTCCCCCTCTCCCAACTGGCTGCAGTACTGGCAGTTTCTCCCATCTCTGTCAACCAAATGTGCCGCAAGTTACAGGACGAAGGGCTGGTGACTTATATCCCCTACAAGGGCGTCTCCATCAGCCCAGCCGGGAAGCAACTAGCGGCGCGTATCCTGCGGAGCCATCGCCTGTGGGAGGTCTTCTTAGTGGAGCATTTGCAGATAGGCTGGGAAAAAGCCCACGAAACTGCCTGCCGACTGGAGCACGATACACCAGATGAGGTCATTGAGCGCTTGGATGCGTTTCTAAACCGGCCCCGCTTCAATCCACAAGGCGAACCCATTCCCACCCCCTCAGGCGAGTTCACCTTGGCTCTCGTAAGCCCGCTAACAGATCTCAAGGCAGGACAGATGGGAAGCTATGTCCGCTGTACAGCGGATGAGGAGACCTGTGCCTTTCTAGCTGCCCAAGGGCTGCGGCCTGGTGCTTCTTTGCGCGTATTGGCTGTTGCACTAGATAGCATTTTGGTCGAAGTCAACGGCAAAAGAGTAGCCTTGGATCGC comes from the Chloroflexota bacterium genome and includes:
- a CDS encoding 2-oxo acid dehydrogenase subunit E2 encodes the protein MATPVIMPKTGMTQETGTIVQWFYKEGDHVEKGEPLLEVMTDKVNLQVEAPASGVLKGIKAFPNDVVPVTQVIAYITEPGEEIVAERAAVAPSAEVVAEVERHEPVVESKAKATPGVPEKIKATPVARRLAREHGIDLAKIAGKGPGGAITKADVLQAAERPAAPVPLPVREAKAIPLVGRRRIIAERMQQSAREAPHIALSIEVDMSAAEKARYGASYTALLVHVVARVLRKHPLLNSTLQGDQIVLLDDINIGVAVATDEGLIVPVVKNADTKLLADIDAEINELTRRARAGKLTLDDVTGGTFTISNLGMFGIPYFRAIINPPEAAILAVGAIVKRPVVIDDGIHIRPIMTLTVSADHRILDGVAVANFLQELKVTLERLA
- a CDS encoding metal-dependent transcriptional regulator; the protein is MMDNPSALSENIQMYLVNILRLGAQGQPVPLSQLAAVLAVSPISVNQMCRKLQDEGLVTYIPYKGVSISPAGKQLAARILRSHRLWEVFLVEHLQIGWEKAHETACRLEHDTPDEVIERLDAFLNRPRFNPQGEPIPTPSGEFTLALVSPLTDLKAGQMGSYVRCTADEETCAFLAAQGLRPGASLRVLAVALDSILVEVNGKRVALDRSVAATLQVEQEEQKTGGTHS